In Streptomyces capitiformicae, one genomic interval encodes:
- a CDS encoding helicase-associated domain-containing protein translates to MSTEEPSTGQTRGAPRSLAESLRARDDGSLAVLLRARPDLITPVPTDLTQLATRAGTRASVVRALERLDRFASQTAQALAVARDPSSYDELLNLMAGDRDGGGRPDPDVAAALPHALGTLRDQALVWGPDDRLRLVRTARELLSPSPQHPSPTGLGPTVAEATAGMSPGRVQEIVTEAGLPSTHDSVSAVTALTELFSDRRRMAALLAGAPAESLDVLTRLLWGPPYGQVTANPAPHLRWLLDRGLLLPTAPGTVVIPREVALHLRSGRAHREVHPVPPPVEAAAAHRPQVVDATAAGQAYTALATVEELLKDWDEGGPNVLRAGGLSVRDLKRTAVALDVPEPFAAFWIELAYAAGLLASDGEADERYAATPAYDEWLELPPAERWARLASAWLTATRTAGVVGERDAKDRTLSALGPGLDRSAAPEVRHRVLTLLAGLPEGTAATPDSVLARLRWERPAHGRQPQQQPPQAHPHPDHPDHPDDLRTRLARWALAEAEQLGVTGRGALSSHGRALLGVPEPETTADLPETPGDKLPAHHVPVPAVPVRRPSPDPVVEQAAAAAQAARLLAPLLPEPLDHVLLQADLTAVAPGPLRRPLAEALGVLADVESKGGATVYRFTPGSVRRALDAGRSASDLHDFLTAHSRTPVPQPLSYLIDDVARRHGHLRIGAASAYVRCDDDAMLSEILADKRSQGLGLRRLAPTVLAAQADPAALLDGLRAMGYAPAAESAEGDVLITRAHAHRTPPRTAPEPVPEGPPAPDDTLLGAAIRAIRAGDLASTAPRRATDGPTPSGALPRTGPAETLATMQAAVLTGEALWIGYVNAEGSASQRVIAPVRVEGGFVTAYDHTADEVRTFPLHRITGVAELADDAM, encoded by the coding sequence ATGAGCACCGAGGAGCCCAGCACCGGCCAAACCCGAGGAGCGCCCCGCTCACTCGCGGAGTCGCTCCGCGCGCGGGACGACGGTTCGCTCGCCGTGCTGCTCCGGGCCCGCCCGGACCTCATCACTCCCGTCCCCACGGACCTGACGCAGCTGGCCACCCGCGCCGGCACCCGCGCCTCGGTCGTACGCGCTCTGGAACGCCTGGACAGGTTCGCCTCCCAGACGGCCCAGGCCCTGGCCGTGGCCCGGGACCCGTCGTCGTACGACGAACTCCTGAACCTGATGGCCGGCGACCGCGACGGTGGCGGCCGACCCGACCCGGACGTGGCGGCAGCCCTCCCGCACGCGCTCGGAACGCTGCGCGACCAGGCCCTCGTCTGGGGCCCCGACGACCGCCTCCGCCTGGTTCGCACGGCCCGTGAGCTGCTCTCCCCCTCGCCGCAGCACCCCTCCCCCACCGGCCTCGGCCCGACCGTCGCGGAGGCCACGGCGGGGATGTCGCCGGGCCGGGTGCAGGAGATCGTCACCGAGGCCGGCCTGCCGAGCACGCATGACTCGGTCTCCGCCGTCACCGCCCTCACCGAACTCTTCTCCGACCGGCGCCGCATGGCCGCCCTCCTCGCCGGCGCCCCCGCCGAGTCCCTCGACGTCCTGACCCGCCTGCTCTGGGGGCCGCCGTACGGCCAGGTCACCGCCAACCCGGCGCCCCACCTGCGCTGGCTCCTCGACCGCGGGCTGCTCCTGCCCACCGCCCCCGGCACGGTCGTCATCCCCCGTGAGGTCGCCCTCCATCTGCGGTCCGGCCGGGCGCACCGGGAGGTCCACCCCGTTCCCCCGCCCGTGGAGGCGGCGGCCGCGCATCGTCCACAGGTTGTGGACGCGACGGCGGCCGGGCAGGCGTACACCGCGCTCGCGACCGTCGAGGAGCTGCTGAAGGACTGGGACGAGGGCGGCCCGAACGTGCTGCGCGCGGGCGGCCTCAGTGTCCGGGACCTCAAACGCACCGCCGTCGCCCTCGACGTACCCGAACCCTTCGCCGCCTTCTGGATCGAACTCGCCTACGCCGCAGGCCTGTTGGCCTCGGACGGCGAGGCCGACGAGCGGTACGCCGCGACCCCCGCGTACGACGAGTGGCTGGAGCTGCCCCCCGCCGAGCGCTGGGCGCGGCTGGCCTCGGCCTGGCTGACGGCGACCCGTACGGCGGGCGTGGTCGGCGAGCGGGACGCCAAGGACCGTACGTTGTCGGCGCTGGGACCGGGGCTGGACCGTTCGGCCGCGCCGGAGGTACGGCACCGGGTCCTCACGCTGCTCGCCGGCCTGCCCGAGGGCACGGCGGCGACCCCCGACTCCGTACTGGCCCGCCTCCGCTGGGAACGCCCCGCACACGGCCGGCAGCCCCAGCAGCAACCTCCACAGGCCCATCCGCACCCCGACCACCCCGACCACCCGGACGACCTGCGCACCCGTCTCGCCCGCTGGGCCCTCGCGGAGGCCGAGCAGCTCGGCGTCACGGGACGCGGGGCCCTGTCCTCCCACGGACGCGCGCTCCTCGGCGTACCGGAGCCGGAAACGACCGCCGACCTGCCGGAGACCCCCGGCGACAAACTCCCCGCCCACCATGTCCCCGTACCCGCCGTCCCCGTCCGCCGCCCCTCCCCCGACCCGGTCGTCGAGCAGGCCGCGGCCGCCGCCCAGGCCGCCCGACTGCTCGCGCCGCTCCTCCCCGAACCGCTCGACCACGTCCTGCTCCAGGCGGATCTGACGGCGGTCGCGCCGGGGCCGTTGCGGCGGCCGCTCGCCGAGGCGCTGGGCGTACTGGCGGACGTGGAGTCCAAGGGTGGCGCGACGGTGTACCGGTTCACGCCGGGTTCGGTGCGCCGGGCCCTGGACGCCGGCCGCAGCGCCTCCGACCTGCACGACTTCCTGACCGCGCACTCCCGTACGCCGGTCCCGCAGCCGCTGTCGTATCTGATCGACGACGTGGCCCGGCGCCACGGCCATCTGCGGATCGGCGCGGCCTCGGCGTACGTACGCTGCGACGACGACGCGATGCTCAGCGAGATCCTCGCCGACAAGCGCTCCCAGGGCCTGGGGCTGCGCCGCCTCGCGCCGACCGTGCTCGCCGCCCAGGCGGATCCGGCGGCGCTCCTCGACGGGCTGCGCGCGATGGGCTACGCACCGGCCGCCGAGTCCGCCGAGGGCGACGTGCTGATCACCCGCGCCCACGCACACCGCACCCCGCCGCGTACGGCCCCCGAGCCCGTCCCGGAGGGCCCTCCGGCCCCGGACGACACTCTGCTCGGTGCCGCGATCCGCGCCATCCGCGCCGGTGACCTCGCCTCCACGGCCCCCCGCAGGGCGACGGACGGCCCAACCCCCTCGGGCGCCCTGCCGCGTACCGGTCCCGCCGAGACCCTCGCCACCATGCAGGCCGCCGTCCTCACCGGCGAGGCCCTGTGGATCGGCTACGTCAACGCCGAGGGCTCCGCCAGCCAGCGCGTCATCGCACCCGTGCGCGTCGAGGGCGGCTTCGTCACGGCGTACGACCACACGGCGGACGAGGTCCGGACGTTTCCCCTGCATCGGATCACGGGCGTCGCGGAGCTGGCGGACGACGCGATGTGA
- a CDS encoding DNA repair helicase XPB yields the protein MNGPLIVQSDKTLLLEVDHEQADECRRAIAPFAELERAPEHIHTYRVTPLGLWNARAAGHDAEQVVDALVQYSRYPVPHALLVDIAETMDRYGRLTLSKHPAHGLVLTTTDRPVLEEILRSKRVTPLVGARIDPDTVVVHPSERGQIKQTLLKLGWPAEDLAGYVDGEAHPIELNEDGWALRPYQKQAVENFWHGGSGVVVLPCGAGKTLVGAGSMAQAKSTTLILVTNTVSARQWKHELVKRTSLTEDEIGEYSGTKKEIRPVTIATYQVLTTRRKGVYPHLELFDSRDWGLILYDEVHLLPAPVFKFTADLQARRRLGLTATLVREDGRESDVFSLIGPKRFDAPWKEIEAQGYIAPADCVEVRVNLTDSERLAYATAEQEEKYRFCSTTATKRKVTEAIVRRFAGQQILVIGQYIDQLDELGAHLDAPVIKGETSNVQREKLFDAFREGEISVLVVSKVANFSIDLPEATVAIQVSGTFGSRQEEAQRLGRVLRPKADGHQAHFYSVVARDTIDQDFAAHRQRFLAEQGYAYRIMDADELLAEG from the coding sequence GTGAACGGACCTCTCATCGTCCAGTCCGACAAGACGCTGCTCCTGGAGGTCGACCACGAGCAGGCGGACGAGTGTCGTCGGGCCATCGCGCCGTTCGCGGAGCTGGAGCGGGCGCCCGAGCACATCCACACCTACCGGGTGACGCCGCTCGGGTTGTGGAACGCGCGGGCCGCGGGGCATGACGCCGAGCAGGTCGTGGACGCGTTGGTGCAGTACAGCCGGTATCCGGTGCCGCACGCGCTGCTCGTGGACATCGCCGAGACGATGGACCGTTACGGCCGCCTCACGCTGAGCAAGCACCCGGCGCACGGGCTGGTGCTGACCACCACCGACCGGCCGGTGCTGGAGGAGATCCTGCGGTCGAAGAGGGTCACTCCGCTCGTCGGCGCCCGGATCGACCCGGACACCGTCGTCGTGCACCCCTCCGAGCGCGGGCAGATCAAGCAGACGCTGCTGAAGCTGGGCTGGCCGGCCGAGGACCTCGCCGGGTACGTGGACGGCGAGGCGCACCCGATCGAGCTGAACGAGGACGGCTGGGCGCTGCGGCCGTACCAGAAGCAGGCGGTGGAGAACTTCTGGCACGGCGGGAGCGGGGTCGTGGTGCTGCCGTGCGGCGCCGGGAAGACCCTCGTCGGCGCCGGGTCCATGGCCCAGGCGAAGTCGACCACCCTCATCCTCGTCACGAACACCGTCTCCGCGCGGCAGTGGAAGCACGAGCTGGTGAAGCGGACCTCGCTGACCGAGGACGAGATCGGCGAGTACAGCGGTACGAAGAAGGAGATCCGCCCGGTCACCATCGCCACGTACCAGGTGCTGACGACCCGGCGGAAGGGCGTCTACCCGCACCTGGAGCTGTTCGACTCCCGCGACTGGGGGCTCATCCTCTACGACGAGGTGCATCTGCTGCCCGCGCCGGTCTTCAAGTTCACGGCGGACCTCCAGGCGCGCCGCCGTCTCGGCCTCACGGCGACGCTCGTACGGGAGGACGGCCGCGAGTCGGACGTCTTCTCCCTCATCGGCCCCAAGCGGTTCGACGCGCCCTGGAAGGAGATCGAGGCGCAGGGCTACATCGCGCCCGCCGACTGCGTCGAGGTCCGGGTCAATCTCACCGACTCCGAGCGGCTCGCGTACGCCACCGCCGAGCAGGAGGAGAAGTACCGCTTCTGCTCGACGACCGCGACCAAGCGGAAGGTGACCGAGGCCATCGTCCGGCGCTTCGCGGGCCAGCAGATCCTCGTCATCGGCCAGTACATCGACCAACTCGACGAACTGGGCGCCCACTTGGACGCGCCGGTCATCAAGGGCGAGACCAGCAACGTGCAGCGTGAGAAGCTCTTCGACGCGTTCCGCGAGGGCGAGATCAGCGTGCTCGTCGTGTCCAAGGTCGCGAACTTCTCGATCGACCTTCCGGAGGCGACGGTCGCCATCCAGGTCTCCGGCACCTTCGGCTCCCGCCAGGAGGAGGCCCAACGCCTCGGCCGCGTCCTGCGCCCCAAGGCCGACGGCCACCAGGCCCACTTCTACTCCGTCGTCGCCCGCGACACCATCGACCAGGACTTCGCCGCCCACCGACAGAGGTTCCTGGCGGAACAGGGCTACGCCTACCGGATCATGGACGCGGACGAACTGTTGGCGGAGGGCTGA
- a CDS encoding 1,4-dihydroxy-6-naphthoate synthase, which produces MSSEPLQIAYSPCPNDTFVFDAWAHGRIPGAPALDVTFADIDITNGMAERGDLDVLKVSYAVLPYVLDEYALLPCGGALGRGCGPLVLTREPGTDLTGRTVAVPSEKSTAYLLFRLWAADTLPGGVGEIVVMPFHEIMPAVRDGKVDAGLVIHEARFTYQNYGLHNLADMGEHWEGTTGLPIPLGAIIAKRSLGPETLTFLADTIRTSVHAAWDNPETSRPYVLEHAQEMDPTVADQHIGLYVNEFTADLGEDGYAAVRGLLTRAAAEGLVPALPPEALAFP; this is translated from the coding sequence ATGAGCAGTGAGCCCTTGCAGATCGCGTACTCGCCCTGCCCCAACGACACGTTCGTCTTCGACGCCTGGGCCCACGGCCGGATCCCCGGCGCGCCCGCGCTCGACGTGACGTTCGCGGACATCGACATCACCAACGGCATGGCCGAGCGCGGCGACCTCGACGTACTGAAGGTGTCGTACGCCGTCCTGCCGTACGTCCTCGACGAGTACGCCCTGCTGCCCTGCGGCGGCGCGCTGGGCCGAGGCTGCGGCCCGCTGGTGCTGACGCGGGAGCCGGGCACGGACCTCACCGGCCGTACGGTCGCCGTGCCGAGCGAGAAGTCGACCGCGTACCTCCTCTTCCGCCTGTGGGCGGCGGACACGCTGCCCGGCGGCGTCGGCGAGATCGTCGTCATGCCGTTCCACGAGATCATGCCGGCCGTACGGGACGGGAAGGTCGACGCCGGACTCGTCATCCACGAGGCCCGCTTCACGTACCAGAACTACGGCCTCCACAACCTCGCCGACATGGGCGAGCACTGGGAGGGCACGACGGGCCTGCCGATCCCCCTGGGCGCGATCATCGCCAAGCGCTCACTGGGCCCGGAAACCCTGACCTTCCTCGCCGACACGATCCGCACCTCGGTCCACGCCGCCTGGGACAACCCCGAGACCTCCCGCCCCTACGTCCTCGAACACGCCCAGGAGATGGACCCGACCGTCGCCGACCAGCACATCGGCCTGTACGTCAACGAGTTCACAGCAGACCTCGGCGAGGACGGTTATGCGGCCGTCCGCGGCCTGCTCACGCGCGCGGCGGCCGAGGGGCTCGTACCAGCGCTCCCCCCCGAAGCCCTCGCATTCCCCTGA
- a CDS encoding MFS transporter encodes MTGAERSEQRGGSGRVTGAVRSVGRALHLPVTGPARGIRRATHAQGAGESGLGKLIELHGVNGAGDVMITVSLASTVFFSVPTDEARGRVALYLAITLAPFALLAPVVGPLLDRLPHGRRAAMAGAMLARAFLALILVGAVQTGSLELYPAALGVLVASKAYGVVRSAVVPRLLPPRFSLVKANSRVTLCGLLATGAAAPIGAGLQALGPRYPLYGAFLIFVAGTFLSFSLPHKVDSAKGEDTALLAADPEHLHGPHRTKTLKRPGLRTVGPAVTHALGANAALRGLSGFLIFFLAFLLREHPLGGQSAAVSLGMVAVAAGTGNALGTAVGAWLRQRAPELIIVTVVAVELAVAIATACFFSAFLIACLAAVAGFSQALSKLALDALIQRDVPELVRTSAFARSETLLQMAWVVGGAVGIALPLHGTLGMVVAAAIVAAGWLTTVRGLLSSARRGGAPRTRVA; translated from the coding sequence GTGACCGGCGCCGAGCGGAGCGAACAGCGCGGCGGGTCGGGTCGGGTGACCGGGGCCGTCCGCTCGGTGGGCCGTGCCCTGCACCTCCCGGTCACCGGCCCCGCCCGCGGCATCCGCAGGGCGACCCACGCACAGGGCGCCGGCGAGTCCGGCCTCGGCAAGCTCATCGAACTGCACGGCGTGAACGGCGCGGGCGACGTGATGATCACCGTGTCGCTCGCCTCCACGGTCTTCTTCTCCGTCCCCACCGACGAGGCCCGCGGCCGGGTCGCCCTCTACCTCGCCATCACGCTCGCCCCCTTCGCCCTGCTGGCCCCGGTCGTCGGCCCCCTCCTGGACCGCCTCCCGCACGGCCGCCGCGCCGCGATGGCGGGCGCCATGCTGGCCCGCGCCTTCCTCGCCCTGATCCTCGTCGGCGCCGTCCAGACCGGCAGCCTGGAGCTCTACCCGGCCGCACTGGGCGTGCTGGTCGCGTCGAAGGCGTACGGGGTGGTGCGGAGCGCGGTCGTGCCGCGACTGCTGCCGCCCCGGTTCTCGCTGGTCAAGGCGAACTCGCGGGTCACCCTGTGCGGACTGCTCGCCACCGGCGCCGCCGCGCCGATCGGGGCCGGGCTGCAGGCCCTCGGCCCCCGCTACCCGCTCTACGGCGCCTTCCTGATCTTCGTCGCCGGAACGTTCCTCTCCTTCTCGCTCCCGCACAAGGTCGACTCCGCGAAGGGCGAGGACACGGCCCTCCTCGCCGCCGACCCCGAGCACCTGCACGGCCCGCACCGCACCAAGACGCTGAAGCGGCCGGGGCTGCGCACGGTCGGCCCGGCCGTCACCCACGCGCTCGGCGCCAACGCCGCCCTCCGCGGCCTCTCCGGCTTCCTGATCTTCTTCCTCGCCTTCCTGCTCCGTGAGCATCCGCTCGGCGGGCAGAGCGCCGCCGTCTCCCTCGGCATGGTCGCCGTCGCGGCCGGTACGGGAAACGCGCTCGGCACCGCCGTAGGAGCGTGGCTGAGGCAGCGCGCGCCGGAGCTGATCATCGTGACCGTCGTCGCCGTGGAACTCGCGGTGGCGATCGCCACGGCCTGCTTCTTCAGCGCGTTCCTCATCGCCTGCCTCGCCGCGGTCGCCGGCTTCTCACAGGCCCTGTCCAAGCTGGCCCTGGACGCGCTGATCCAGCGTGACGTGCCCGAACTGGTCCGCACCTCCGCCTTCGCCCGCTCCGAGACCCTGCTGCAGATGGCCTGGGTCGTCGGCGGCGCCGTCGGTATCGCCCTCCCCCTCCACGGCACCCTGGGCATGGTCGTGGCCGCCGCGATCGTCGCCGCCGGCTGGCTCACCACGGTCCGCGGCCTCCTCTCCTCCGCCCGCCGCGGCGGCGCGCCCCGCACCCGGGTGGCGTGA
- a CDS encoding DUF3027 domain-containing protein has translation MSAATTRSRTPDRLCAEAVDLARAAAEEAAAPGVVGEHAGLVSEGDRVVTHFFECKEMGYRGWRWAVTVARASRAKFVTLDEVVLLPGPDALLAPEWVPWSERLRPGDMGPGDLLPTDAEDLRLEPGYSGEDEPLPNSPVSHDMAELVEAEDAEVTAGVPANLPLAPSRGSIAAVAEELGMRRARVLSRYGLHTAADRWDEGFGAKTAMAQAAPASCLSCGFLMPIGGSLGQAFGVCANEFSPADGRVVSLTYGCGGHSEAAVMPKPPQPAPPRLDETRVDPFPLRPAPDSGSVPVEESEAEAELGHS, from the coding sequence GTGAGCGCAGCGACAACGCGAAGCCGCACCCCCGACCGCCTGTGCGCCGAGGCCGTCGACCTCGCCCGCGCCGCCGCCGAGGAGGCGGCCGCGCCCGGAGTGGTGGGTGAGCACGCGGGCCTCGTCTCCGAGGGCGACCGCGTTGTCACGCACTTCTTCGAGTGCAAGGAGATGGGCTACCGGGGCTGGCGCTGGGCCGTGACCGTGGCCCGGGCCTCGCGCGCGAAGTTCGTGACGCTGGACGAGGTCGTGCTGCTGCCCGGCCCCGACGCGCTGCTCGCGCCGGAGTGGGTGCCCTGGAGCGAGCGGCTCCGGCCCGGCGACATGGGGCCCGGCGATCTGCTGCCCACCGACGCCGAGGATCTGCGGCTGGAGCCCGGGTACTCCGGCGAGGACGAGCCGCTGCCGAACTCCCCGGTCTCGCACGACATGGCCGAGCTGGTGGAGGCGGAGGACGCCGAAGTCACCGCCGGGGTGCCGGCGAACCTGCCGCTCGCCCCGAGCCGGGGGTCGATCGCCGCGGTCGCCGAGGAACTGGGGATGCGGCGGGCCCGGGTCCTGTCCCGGTACGGGCTGCACACGGCCGCCGACCGGTGGGACGAGGGCTTCGGCGCCAAGACCGCGATGGCCCAGGCGGCGCCCGCCTCCTGCCTCAGCTGTGGGTTCCTGATGCCGATCGGCGGCTCGCTGGGCCAGGCCTTCGGGGTGTGCGCGAACGAGTTCTCCCCGGCGGACGGCCGGGTCGTCTCCCTGACGTACGGCTGCGGAGGCCACTCGGAGGCCGCCGTCATGCCGAAGCCCCCGCAGCCGGCTCCGCCACGGCTGGACGAGACCAGGGTGGACCCCTTCCCGCTGCGGCCGGCGCCGGATTCCGGGTCGGTGCCGGTGGAGGAGTCGGAGGCCGAGGCGGAGCTGGGTCACTCCTAG
- a CDS encoding futalosine hydrolase yields the protein MRILVATAVPAERDAVARAFPGPGTDVHLPAATLHHHDVQGHGLAYDLLAAGVGPALAAASTAAALTAAALDGTPYALVVSTGIAGGFHPEAPVGSLVLADEITAADLGAETPDGFLPVTELGFGTVTHHPPRALVRRIATATGARTGTVLTVSTVTGSAERATALRARHPHALAEAMEGFGVAEAAAAHAVPVLELRAVSNPVGPRDRAAWRIGDALTALTEAFGKLTPVLESWDPHEPHEPHEPHEQ from the coding sequence ATGCGCATCCTCGTAGCCACCGCGGTCCCCGCCGAGCGGGACGCGGTGGCACGGGCGTTTCCGGGCCCCGGCACGGACGTCCACCTACCGGCCGCAACTCTCCACCACCACGACGTCCAAGGTCATGGCCTGGCGTACGACCTTCTCGCCGCCGGTGTGGGTCCCGCGCTCGCCGCCGCCTCCACCGCCGCCGCGCTGACCGCCGCGGCCCTCGACGGCACGCCGTACGCGCTGGTCGTCTCCACCGGCATCGCGGGCGGCTTCCACCCCGAAGCCCCCGTCGGCTCCCTGGTCCTCGCCGACGAGATCACCGCCGCCGACCTGGGCGCCGAGACCCCGGACGGTTTCCTCCCGGTCACCGAGCTGGGCTTCGGCACCGTCACACACCACCCGCCGCGCGCCCTCGTGCGCCGGATCGCGACCGCGACCGGCGCGCGCACCGGCACCGTGCTGACGGTCTCGACCGTCACCGGCAGCGCCGAGCGCGCCACCGCCCTCCGCGCCCGCCACCCGCACGCCCTGGCCGAGGCGATGGAGGGCTTCGGGGTCGCCGAGGCGGCCGCCGCGCACGCCGTCCCCGTCCTCGAACTGCGCGCCGTCTCCAACCCCGTCGGCCCCCGCGACCGCGCCGCGTGGCGCATCGGCGACGCGCTGACCGCACTCACCGAGGCCTTCGGGAAGCTGACGCCCGTACTGGAGAGTTGGGATCCACATGAGCCACATGAGCCACATGAGCCACATGAGCAGTGA
- a CDS encoding cold-shock protein translates to MPTGKVKWFNSEKGFGFLSRDDGGDVFVHSSVLPTGVDTLKPGQRVEFGVVAGQRGDQALSVTLLEPAPSVAAAQRKKPDELASIVQDLTTLLENITPMLERGRYPERTAGKKIAGLLRAVADQLDV, encoded by the coding sequence GTGCCTACCGGCAAGGTCAAGTGGTTCAACAGCGAGAAGGGCTTCGGCTTTCTCTCCCGCGACGACGGCGGTGACGTCTTCGTCCACTCCTCCGTACTGCCCACCGGCGTCGACACCCTGAAGCCGGGACAGCGCGTCGAGTTCGGAGTCGTCGCCGGTCAGCGCGGCGACCAGGCCCTCTCCGTGACGCTCCTGGAGCCGGCCCCGTCGGTCGCCGCCGCCCAGCGCAAGAAGCCCGACGAACTCGCCTCCATCGTGCAGGACCTGACGACCCTGCTGGAGAACATCACGCCGATGCTGGAGCGCGGCCGCTACCCCGAACGCACCGCCGGTAAGAAGATCGCCGGCCTGCTCCGCGCCGTGGCCGACCAGCTGGACGTCTAG
- the istB gene encoding IS21-like element helper ATPase IstB, whose translation MLGYALFATRWLQAPLYFGLVAAQGVYVYKFFNELWTLIVKCVGGSASETYVMLAVLKLVDVVMIANLLIMTIVGGYETFVSRIGLQGHRDQPEWLSHVNSNVLKVKLATAIVGISSVHLLQMFVDVHHTSRHSLLWGTVIHMAFIASAVLLAYMSGPMLRGESGHGHGAHDGPSKDPDGPKRPTEPTEPQQPTEPKEYRVVGPLAPAPVLLPARLPIPAQATSYEKYEKYGNFEDFETRFARGGTRLVQYEGGVEGRVRAAGFPGRKLLEEFDEEHPRSFDRQALARLATADFVAAGRNVVFVGPPGTGKTHLAIGLGVRACQAGHRVLFATAEEWAARLAGARAAGRLAEELAALDACPLLIVDEVGYLPFDSDTARLLFQLVARRYERASLIVTSDRPLDRWDEIFGTAAPAMVDRLAHHAEIVRLEGDSYRLRRVTSGRCSGSAAPPQ comes from the coding sequence ATGCTCGGTTATGCCCTGTTCGCCACCCGCTGGCTCCAGGCGCCGCTGTATTTCGGGCTGGTGGCCGCGCAGGGGGTGTACGTCTACAAGTTCTTCAATGAGCTGTGGACGTTAATCGTCAAGTGCGTGGGCGGGAGCGCCAGCGAGACGTACGTGATGCTCGCGGTGCTCAAGCTGGTCGATGTCGTCATGATCGCCAATCTGCTGATCATGACGATCGTCGGCGGCTACGAGACCTTCGTCTCCCGCATCGGCCTCCAGGGCCACCGTGACCAGCCCGAATGGCTCTCGCACGTGAACTCCAACGTGCTGAAGGTCAAGCTCGCCACCGCCATCGTGGGCATCTCCTCCGTCCATCTGCTCCAGATGTTCGTGGACGTCCACCACACCTCCCGCCACTCGCTGCTGTGGGGCACGGTGATCCACATGGCCTTCATCGCCTCGGCGGTGCTCCTGGCGTACATGTCGGGGCCGATGCTGCGGGGGGAGAGCGGCCACGGGCACGGGGCGCACGACGGCCCGTCGAAGGACCCGGACGGCCCGAAGAGGCCCACGGAGCCGACGGAGCCCCAGCAGCCGACGGAGCCGAAGGAGTACCGCGTGGTCGGGCCGCTTGCCCCGGCACCCGTCCTCCTCCCCGCCCGGCTGCCGATTCCGGCCCAGGCCACCTCGTACGAGAAGTACGAGAAGTACGGGAACTTCGAGGACTTCGAGACCCGGTTCGCGCGGGGCGGTACGCGGCTCGTGCAGTACGAGGGCGGGGTCGAGGGGCGGGTGCGGGCCGCCGGGTTCCCGGGGCGGAAGCTGCTGGAGGAGTTCGACGAGGAGCACCCGCGTTCCTTCGACCGGCAGGCGCTGGCCCGGCTCGCGACCGCGGACTTCGTGGCCGCCGGGCGGAACGTGGTGTTCGTCGGCCCTCCGGGGACCGGCAAGACGCATCTCGCGATCGGTCTCGGCGTACGGGCCTGCCAGGCCGGGCACCGGGTGCTGTTCGCGACCGCCGAGGAGTGGGCCGCGCGGCTGGCGGGGGCGCGGGCGGCGGGCAGGCTGGCCGAGGAACTGGCCGCGCTCGACGCCTGCCCCCTGCTGATCGTCGACGAGGTCGGCTATCTGCCGTTCGACTCGGACACCGCCCGGCTCCTGTTCCAGCTGGTCGCCCGCCGCTACGAGCGGGCCTCGCTGATCGTCACCAGCGACCGCCCGCTCGACCGCTGGGACGAGATCTTCGGCACGGCCGCCCCGGCCATGGTCGACCGGCTCGCGCACCACGCCGAGATCGTCCGTCTCGAAGGGGACAGCTACCGTCTGCGGCGGGTCACTTCAGGCCGATGTTCTGGATCAGCGGCCCCTCCACAGTGA
- a CDS encoding HAD family hydrolase, producing the protein MTSRMLTVGFDLDMTLIDSRPGIHACFEALAARTGAYIDADLAITRLGPPLVDELAYWFPAEEVPAVAEMYRAMYPSIAIAATPAMPGAAEAIAAVRAGGGRAIVVTAKYEPNAKLHLEHLGIEADEVVGDLWAEAKAEALREHGASVYVGDHTGDVRGARTARAYSVGVATGPCDERELREAGADVVLADLTAFPEWWVAHHRQDPPAR; encoded by the coding sequence ATGACCTCTCGCATGCTGACCGTCGGGTTCGATCTCGACATGACCTTGATCGATTCTCGGCCGGGGATTCACGCCTGTTTTGAGGCGTTGGCGGCGAGGACGGGGGCGTACATAGACGCCGATCTGGCGATCACGCGGCTGGGGCCGCCGTTGGTGGATGAGCTGGCGTACTGGTTTCCGGCGGAGGAGGTGCCGGCCGTGGCGGAGATGTATCGCGCCATGTACCCGTCCATCGCCATCGCCGCCACGCCCGCGATGCCCGGCGCGGCGGAGGCGATCGCGGCGGTTCGGGCGGGCGGGGGGCGGGCGATCGTGGTGACCGCCAAGTACGAGCCGAACGCGAAGCTGCACCTGGAGCACCTCGGGATCGAGGCCGACGAGGTGGTCGGGGATCTGTGGGCGGAGGCCAAGGCGGAGGCGTTGCGGGAGCACGGGGCGAGTGTGTACGTCGGCGACCACACCGGCGACGTACGCGGCGCGCGCACCGCTCGGGCGTACTCGGTCGGGGTGGCCACCGGTCCCTGTGACGAGCGGGAGCTGCGGGAGGCGGGTGCCGACGTCGTCCTCGCGGATCTGACGGCCTTTCCGGAGTGGTGGGTCGCGCACCACCGCCAAGATCCGCCGGCGCGCTAG